A stretch of the Capsicum annuum cultivar UCD-10X-F1 chromosome 8, UCD10Xv1.1, whole genome shotgun sequence genome encodes the following:
- the LOC107840058 gene encoding protein EXORDIUM-like 2, with translation MASNYSSDTLLFLLCSFSFFGASMAALVQEQPLVLKYHNGALLKGTVTVNLIWYGKFTPIQRSIIVDFLQSLSSPKAPSPSAASWWKTTEKYETGASTLILGKQILDENYSLGKSLKNSHIVYLAAKGGYTGRSVNLVLTAKDVFVEGFCMSRCGTHGSSRGKIRFAYAWVGNSETQCPGQCAWPFHQPIYGPQAPPLVAPNGDVGVDGMIINVATVLAGTITNPFNNGYFQGPATAPLEAVSACTGMFGSGSYPGYPGQVLVDKSTGASYNAHGVHGRRFLLPAMWDPTKSACSTLV, from the coding sequence ATGGCTTCAAATTACAGTTCTGACACCCTATTGTTCCTGTTGTgttcattttctttctttggaGCTTCTATGGCTGCGCTGGTTCAAGAACAACCCCTTGTTCTCAAATACCACAACGGTGCTCTTCTTAAAGGTACTGTAACCGTTAATCTTATCTGGTATGGCAAGTTTACACCTATCCAACGCTCCATAATCGTTGATTTTCTTCAATCTCTAAGCTCCCCAAAAGCACCAAGTCCTTCTGCTGCTTCCTGGTGGAAAACAACTGAGAAATACGAAACTGGGGCATCCACTCTCATATTAGGGAAACAAATCCTTGATGAGAACTACTCTTTAGGGAAATCACTGAAGAATTCACATATTGTGTATTTGGCCGCCAAGGGTGGGTACACGGGTAGGTCGGTGAACTTAGTGTTGACGGCGAAGGATGTTTTTGTGGAAGGATTTTGCATGAGTAGATGTGGGACCCATGGGTCATCCCGGGGTAAAATCCGGTTCGCCTATGCTTGGGTGGGCAACTCGGAAACTCAGTGTCCGGGTCAGTGTGCTTGGCCGTTTCATCAGCCGATTTACGGCCCACAAGCTCCGCCGTTGGTGGCGCCCAACGGCGACGTTGGCGTTGACGGGATGATCATCAACGTGGCGACGGTTTTGGCGGGAACTATAACGAACCCGTTTAACAATGGGTATTTTCAGGGCCCGGCTACGGCGCCGTTGGAGGCTGTTTCGGCTTGTACGGGGATGTTTGGGTCGGGTTCGTACCCGGGTTATCCGGGTCAAGTACTGGTTGATAAGAGTACGGGTGCTAGCTATAATGCGCATGGGGTTCATGGGCGTAGGTTTTTACTCCCTGCTATGTGGGACCCAACTAAATCTGCATGTTCGACACTCGTTTGA